CATCACTGTACCCATCTGCCAATGTACTCCTAGGACTGCCAATTGAATAcctcagtgttacgaccaggtaagaaaggggtctagggatccctctcagccttcacctggtcttaccataacagggtttaattatctttattttagcttttgTCATAaaccttctgaagaagggtcactgacccgaaactttaactctgcttctctttccacagatgctgccagacctgctgagtggttccagcatttcttgtttttatttcagatttccagcatccgcagtattttgcttttaggttagtcatgtgactagctggtctgaccacgtcttggctctatgGATTGTATCATCATAGCAGGATTTGGAAAACACTTCCCTGCCTTCaaagtctggtgctcaaagtccattgtgggtcaaATAGATAAGGCAAGTAATGTCACTTGTTCCTATTGGTATATAAATGtcgtccagccaagtgtctggcagcccttataacaggccttctcttcttcccagcaacaatttgaaatttaatgtccatatggaaacattaatatgcctcattcttggcaggtgggggtctagcatgacactcgGGCTTAATTATTCAGATGTAAATCTTCCCACCAGAATATTTCAAAACCTTAGCACTTGTCAAACAGCAAAGAATTTGCATCCTCACCTTTCTTTCTGCGTAACTGCACATAGCGGAGTGCAACGATTAGAAATATGCCGATTTCCCCTGCTGCACTGATGAACAGGATTAACAGTACAGTCGTGATAGATTTTGTTTTCTCTATGGAGAAGAGAGCAAGTCAGATATAAgcatagggacataggaacagaagggggccattcaacccctccagtctgttccatcattcaattagatcattcttGATCTCAATCTTAATTCAGCTACCATCTTCGATTTATATCCCTTACTACCATTGCCTAaagaaatccatcaatctcaatTTTCCTGCCCTCGATAGCTTTCTGGggagagctccagatttccaccaccctatgTGTGAAGAACTATCTTCTGAATTCACTGttgaatagcctagctctaattttaaggttatgcccgccccccccccccccccaccccccccccccccccccaccccgctcttgtTCTTGACTGTCCCATCAGAAGGAATAATTTATCTCCATGTAAATACCAAATCCTTTACTCATCTTGAACACCACATCCCGAGCATTATTCTGGTATGTATTGAACCTCCAAGGTTAGCATATCCTTCCTGTGATGCCAAGAACTGAATGCAATAGTCCAGATGCAGTCCAAACAGATCTTGAAGTGACTGTACAATAACTTTCCCACTTTTGTAATCCAGCCTATCGATGGGATAaaaactaacattccatttgctctTATGTTTAGGTTTTGTACTTGTCCTCTAGCTGTTAGAATAATCAGCTCAGATGACTTCCAAAGTGACTACCAGACTCTTTTGTAAGTTCCAGGAGCACGATTTTCTTTTGATAAGCTCTTACTAACTGAAACAGCAGGCACTCGGGATGGTGGTGGAATGGTGATGGAAGCACTTATGGTAAAAGCTACACAGCTATTTTAACATTGCAACTATCCCACTTACAACAGGCAGAACAAATTAAAATCCactccacccagtcccagaggggcaaagggcagtgtctgacccactgcaacacccagccccagaaggggaaaggacagtgtctgacctattgccccacccagtcccagagtgggaaaggaccgtgtctgacccattgccccacccagtcccagagtgggaaaggacagtgtctgacccattgtcccacccagtcccagagtgggaaaggacagtgtctgacccattgtcccaCCCAGTCCTAAAGTATATGGATAATTGCAATTTCAGTTTGATGATATTGCAGACAAGAGAATGACTGACCTATCACAGTGAGATATGTTCCTGTTCCATATTTCTTGTCGAGTCCTCTCATTTTCACGCTGCAGTAATACATCCCGAAATCGTTCACCCTCACCTCCTTTATTCCAATGGAAGCGTTGAAAAAATCCTCTTTTTTGGGCCAAAAGATCCGTCCTCTGTACTCTGCTTCTCTATTAGAAACTTCTGTTCCATTTCTGGCATTCTTGTACCAGTTATAACTCTCCTTCCCAAGAGACACATAGGCTGTGTGGGTGCAGGGGATGAGCACTGACTCCCCTTCCACCGCCTGAATACTCGGCAACTTCTGAATAACTCTGAAGTCGGCGCTAATTCCTAGAAACCAAATAAATTTAAAATTGTTACATTATGATTGGGAGTTGGAGCTTCCTTGGACAGCCGTGCAGGAGCGGATATGTAGGGCCGATTTTCAAAGTCGACTTGCTTGTGCCAGCACATCCCCTTTTTATATATGTAACCAACCAACAAGTTTGCTTTCCAACGTATAATGTTTTTAATATAGACGTTCCTCCGCTATTTACACACAATTTGAATAAAaaggtggaagggagtttctcaaaatggagacgtgtgaccagtggtgttccacagggatccgtgctgggaccactgtttgtgatatacataaatgatttggaggaaagtataggtggtctgattagcaagtttgcagacgacactaagattggtggagcagcagatagtgaaggggactgtcagagaatacagcagaatatagatagattggagagttgggcagagaaatggcagatggagttcaatccgggcaaatgcgaggtgatgcattttggaagatccaattcaacagtgaactatacaataaatggaaaagtcctggggaaaattgatgtacagagagatttgggtgttcaggtccattgttccctgaaggtggcaacgcaggtcaatagaaggcatacggcatgctttccttcatcggacggggtattgagtacaagagttggcaggccatgttacagttgtataagactttggttcggccacatttggaatactgcgtgcagttctggtcgccacattaccaaaaggatgtggatgctttggagagggtgcagaggaggttcaccaggatgttgcctggtgtggagggcgctagctatgaagagaggttgagtagattaggattattttcattagaaagacggaggttgaggggggacctgattgaggtgtacaaaatcatgagaggtatagacaggttggatagcaagaagctttttcccagagtgggggattcaattactaggggtcacgagttcaaagtgagaggggaaaagtttaggggggatatgcgtggaaagttctttccgcagagggtggtgggtgcctggaacacgttgccagcggaggtggtagacgcgggcatgatagcgacttttaagatgcatctagacagatacatgaatgggcaggaagcaaagagatacagacccttagaaaataggcgacaggttttgataaaggatctggatcggcgcaggcctggagggccgaagggcctgttcctgtgctgtaattttctttgttctttgtattacatACATTGCCccatattcaattccactcacttcggGAGCACCGAATATCACAGGTGTGGCATAAAAGGCAGTAAAAGTCATCGCGCCTGTTTTGCGTCCCCATCTGTGTCTAATTTCACCCCCAGTCTGTAACTGCTTATGTATAATGGTTAAATAGTCTCCTCTCTGTAGCTAAGGCTGATTCTTTCTTGGGAGTCCACCGCAGCGCAGCCATTGTGACAGATGCGCCAATTGAAGATAGGGCCCCACATTGTTCAGCTgattctcccccacccccattgcTCATTTGATATTGCAGACAGCAAAATGACTGACCTCTGACGGTGAGATTTGTTCCTGTTCCATATTCCTCGCCCAGTTGCAGTATTGTCACTTTGCAGTAATACACCCCGGAATCGTTCACTCTCACGTCCTTTATTTGTATGGACGATTCTCCAGTATGAAAGAAATCCTCTTTGTCTCCGTAGATCCGTCCTGTGTACTCTGCTGTCCCATTGGAAACTTCGATGCCATTCCTGTACCAGCTATAATACCCTATTACATTGGAGGCGTTGGCTGTGTATGTACAGTGGAGGAAGACTGTCTGTCCTTCCACTGCCAGAATCCTGGGCTCCTTTTGAATAACTGTGAACTTCTCAGCGTTACTTCCTGGAAATCAGAAAAAAAAGTCTCTGCTATCTGATTGGAAGTTGGAACTTTGAGAGACAATCGTGCAGGTTGAtgcagagggatgggaacaggcACGGTGGAGTGTAAATACCGGGATGGaacggttgggccgaatggccttttttgTGCCGGACATTCTATGTAATTATGCAGTAAGGCAAAAGCTGATTGACGTGTGTCCATCACTGGATAatgacagcaacttatatttatctaatgtctttaataataacgaAATGTCCTGAGGCACATCACAGGAGGATTAAAAAACatttgacagcaagccacatataatcggaacaggagtaggccattcagcccattgagccgacAGGAGAATGACTGACCTCTCACAGTGAGACTTGTTCCTGCTCCATATTTCTCGCCCAGTTGCATCAATTGCACTTGGCAGTAATACACACCCGAATCGTTCACTCTCACGTCCTTCATTAGTATGGACGCATCTCCAGTATGAAAAAAATCCTCGCTGTGTCTGTAGATCCGTCCTCTGTACTCTGCTGTCTCATTGGAAACTTTTATGCCATTTCTGCCATCTTTGTACCAGCTATAAGATCCGATCATGGAGACGCTGGCTGTGCAGGTGCAGGGGAGGAAAACTGTTTGTCCTGCCTCTGCCAGAGTCCTGGACAACTTTTGAATAACTGTGAACCTCTCAGCCTTACATCCTGGAAATCAGAAAAAGAAGATTGGACGTTGGAACTTTGAGAAAATGATTAAGGCAaacagccaaaagcttggtcaaagaggttggtttaaggaatgtcttaaaggaagaaaatgaggtggagatgtttagggaggaaattccagagcttagggccttggccatggaagacacggccaccaatggtggagccattaaagtcggggatgctcaagagaccggaaatagaggagcacagatatgtcAGAGGATTGTGGGACTGCGGGAGATGACAGTAAGGAAGGTGTGAGGCCATGACGGCATTGAAAACCACGATAAGATTTTTTAAATCGAAGCATTGCTTAATCAGGGGCCAGTGTAGGTCATTGAACACAGTGGGAGATAGGAGAACGGGACAGGGTGCGAGTAAGAATACAGGCACCAGGATTTTGGATGACCTTATGCttagagagtagaatgttggagaccagctaggagtgcattggaatagtcaagtctagaggtaacaaaggaatggatgaaggtttcagcagcagatgatctgacATGGTgtatgtaaaaacaagaaatgctggaaatactcaacaggtctggcagcatctgtggagagagaagcagagttaacatttcaggtcagtgatccttcttcagaactggcaaatattagaaatgtcaaaggttataagcaagtaaagcggcagtggggcaagagataacaaaagagaaggtgtagctaggactaggtcacagaatagctgaccagaaggtcatggagcaaaggcaaacaatatgttaatggtgtgttgaaagacaaagcattagtacagatagcgtcatcgtcatacagcactgaaacaggcccttcagcccaccaggtctgtgccaaccaacatccacccatttatactaatcctacattaatcccatattccctaccatctacttgcacgaggggcaatttacaatggccaatttacctatcaaccctcaagtctttggctgtgggaggaaactggagtacctggcagaaacccacacagtcacagggagagcttgcaaactcagcacaggcagcacccagaagtgaacccaagtctctggagctgtgaggtggcagtgctaaccactgcaccactgtaccaggtgttaacagactgaaaattgaacagcagcaattacaaacatgaaaaaacaatgggtaaggaaactgaacaaactaagatgaaataaaataaacacacaaaaatatataaaaaagaaaaaataactaaaaatcaaagtaaaatggggtgcccgtcatgctctgaaattactgaactcgatgttcagtccagcaggctgtagtgtgcctaattggcaaatgagatgttgttcctcgagcttgcattgatgttcactggaacactgcagcaatcccaggacagagatgtgagcatgagagcaggggagagtgctgaaatggcaagcaaccggaagcttggggtcctgcttgcggactgagcggagatgttccgcaaagtgacaTGGTGTATAGTTTGGCAATGTTATGGGgatgaaaataggtggtcttagtaatgcagtggatatgtagtcagaagctcatcgcagggttacatgtgacaccaaggttatgagtagtctggttcagcctcagatacttgccggggagagggatggtgtcagtagctagggaacagaatttgtagttgggactgaaggcaatggctttgttcttcacaatatttaactagaggaaatttctgctcattcagtaccgaAAGTCTGACTaacagcaacagtggaggagtcgagagaggtgatggtgaggttgaATAAATAACATCTTGGGCAATATAGCAaaaaggctgatagtaattgagcaGTGCATTTGCACTGTGCCCACCTCGCTTTTGTATTGCCCATTCAGTATTGCCCTTTTTTGCACAGTCACCCAAGACAAACCTATACCCCTTAAGAAACAATGCAATGTCCACTTACCCAAGAGGGCAGCCAATATCCATAGGATCCATAGGATGGGGCTCATTTCCCTGCAGTGGAAGGACGGATAAATCAGACAAGACATGAAGTTAACAGTCGAAGTTAGGAAATGAAAATACCTCACTGCAATTGGGATGGTGAAGGTCATTGAAGATGAGAACTGAGGGTCTTGTGTTTCCTCCTTGTGCAAGCCCCCAGAAATTGCACCCGGAATTGCGGCCAATGTTGCACTCAATCTGCCGTTGTTCAAGTTACACCCAGTATTCACGCAATCCTCACTAGAATATGCCCGAATTTAAAATGGTTTAGAATCAA
The nucleotide sequence above comes from Heterodontus francisci isolate sHetFra1 chromosome 29, sHetFra1.hap1, whole genome shotgun sequence. Encoded proteins:
- the LOC137346237 gene encoding protein turtle homolog B-like isoform X2 gives rise to the protein MSPILWILWILAALLGCKAERFTVIQKLSRTLAEAGQTVFLPCTCTASVSMIGSYSWYKDGRNGIKVSNETAEYRGRIYRHSEDFFHTGDASILMKDVRVNDSGVYYCQVQLMQLGEKYGAGTSLTVRGSNAEKFTVIQKEPRILAVEGQTVFLHCTYTANASNVIGYYSWYRNGIEVSNGTAEYTGRIYGDKEDFFHTGESSIQIKDVRVNDSGVYYCKVTILQLGEEYGTGTNLTVRGISADFRVIQKLPSIQAVEGESVLIPCTHTAYVSLGKESYNWYKNARNGTEVSNREAEYRGRIFWPKKEDFFNASIGIKEVRVNDFGMYYCSVKMRGLDKKYGTGTYLTVIEKTKSITTVLLILFISAAGEIGIFLIVALRYVQLRRKKDVQQVQREETDIPENTSTAASLNSSQLAGMQDLNQDGNLLESDPLCMDVNQEEQSIDTPMESEI
- the LOC137346237 gene encoding signal-regulatory protein beta-2-like isoform X3; the encoded protein is MSPILWILWILAALLGCKAERFTVIQKLSRTLAEAGQTVFLPCTCTASVSMIGSYSWYKDGRNGIKVSNETAEYRGRIYRHSEDFFHTGDASILMKDVRVNDSGVYYCQVQLMQLGEKYGAGTSLTVRGSNAEKFTVIQKEPRILAVEGQTVFLHCTYTANASNVIGYYSWYRNGIEVSNGTAEYTGRIYGDKEDFFHTGESSIQIKDVRVNDSGVYYCKVTILQLGEEYGTGTNLTVRGISADFRVIQKLPSIQAVEGESVLIPCTHTAYVSLGKESYNWYKNARNGTEVSNREAEYRGRIFWPKKEDFFNASIGIKEVRVNDFGMYYCSVKMRGLDKKYGTGTYLTVIEKTKSITTVLLILFISAAGEIGIFLIVALRYVQLRRKKDVQQVQREETDIPENTSTAVS
- the LOC137346237 gene encoding protein turtle-like isoform X1 is translated as MSPILWILWILAALLGCKAERFTVIQKLSRTLAEAGQTVFLPCTCTASVSMIGSYSWYKDGRNGIKVSNETAEYRGRIYRHSEDFFHTGDASILMKDVRVNDSGVYYCQVQLMQLGEKYGAGTSLTVRGSNAEKFTVIQKEPRILAVEGQTVFLHCTYTANASNVIGYYSWYRNGIEVSNGTAEYTGRIYGDKEDFFHTGESSIQIKDVRVNDSGVYYCKVTILQLGEEYGTGTNLTVRGISADFRVIQKLPSIQAVEGESVLIPCTHTAYVSLGKESYNWYKNARNGTEVSNREAEYRGRIFWPKKEDFFNASIGIKEVRVNDFGMYYCSVKMRGLDKKYGTGTYLTVIEKTKSITTVLLILFISAAGEIGIFLIVALRYVQLRRKKDVQQVQREETDIPENTSTAASLNSSQLAGMQDLNQDGNLLESDPLCMDVNQEEQSIDTPMERQDYEYEELNTTARYDPQPQSMSMIQKSGIDSDQCAGLLSECFNEDLSRSQSSALNATANLV